One region of Triticum aestivum cultivar Chinese Spring chromosome 6B, IWGSC CS RefSeq v2.1, whole genome shotgun sequence genomic DNA includes:
- the LOC123134783 gene encoding disease resistance protein RGA5: MAGVGAGTGALGPVILKLAILLGDEYTMLNRVRKDIAFLERELRRMQILVNVLADMEGLDKVAMDWKGSMRDLSYDMEECIDRFMLRLDNDEAKPSFAKRTARHLKTLFTRHGIGTQIKELKARVTEESERRQRLNLDNYVPTTNEAIDPRLAAFHGVAKGLVAMDGRRDHVVSLLMEESVELKVVAIVGGGGLGKTTLAMEAYREIGGEFQCQAHVTVSRTLNLKKLLKDVLSQIDADAYSKCQSERWEKDQLIRRIQQILTEKRYLLVIDDIWKEQDWKIIAAVFPNNYDGSRIIATTRIANVAKSCYSNSRGQLYQMQPLNDVDSRRLFFKRIFNYDNSCHPQLEEVSSRILKKCGGLPLAIITIASLLANKPQNPNEWERLQDSIGTGLSYESDDEGKGMTHILLLSYWDLPHHLKTCLLYLCIYPEDWYIRCEELKLKWISEGFIATIRGNLYQEAESYFNELVNRSMIQLVYDDLHGYGFQQYCQVHDMVLDLIISLSDEENFATVLNGVCSSLPSKIHRISLQSSRNEQQGALQAITRSKRHVRSLNVFEETKHMPPLEDFQSLRVLDICGDYWLWENKHIRNIGSFYQLRYLRIKSGGITKLPEDIGKLQNLETLDLRDSRIIELPSTTARLQNLVHLFVCNDCVLSADMFGSMRALEEVSDICKVDNPEKILEELGHLTKLRKITMTGLWTEFHQEKLRSSLKGLGNGSLQYIYTFGEIGEYMFRDPCCTFPHLQNLKLEGRMKSVPKGMTYLTNILQLDIAVRLFDEEGLHILMGMPSLLNLQLEVWDQSAGVLTVGSNGFKLLELFHYTIRAPKTMGIKFAADAMPALRWLYLCWRAYPVAFWNSDVADMGFEHLSSLADLRVEIDCYHATLDEVEIVEGFVEKAIALHPNHHNLQLRLRRVCEDLIITNEEREKKEEEERRRREGDGL; encoded by the exons ATGGCGGGTGTGGGCGCCGGGACGGGCGCGTTGGGCCCAGTCATCCTCAAGCTCGCCATCTTGCTCGGCGATGAGTACACCATGCTCAATAGGGTGCGCAAGGACATCGCGTTCCTTGAGCGTGAGCTCCGGAGGATGCAGATCCTGGTAAATGTGCTGGCCGACATGGAAGGGCTCGACAAGGTTGCCATGGACTGGAAAGGCAGCATGCGCGACCTCAGCTACGACATGGAAGAGTGCATCGACCGTTTCATGCTCCGCCTCGACAACGACGAAGCCAAGCCCAGCTTCGCCAAGAGGACTGCGCGCCACCTCAAGACGTTGTTCACACGACATGGTATCGGGACACAGATTAAGGAGCTCAAGGCCCGCGTCACAGAGGAGAGCGAACGCCGGCAGCGACTGAATCTCGACAACTACGTCCCAACGACGAACGAGGCAATAGATCCCCGGCTAGCCGCGTTCCATGGGGTGGCCAAGGGCTTGGTGGCCATGGACGGCCGTAGGGATCATGTTGTCTCTTTGTTGATGGAGGAGAGCGTGGAGCTAAAGGTGGTGGCCATTGTTGGAGGTGGAGGGCTTGGAAAGACCACACTTGCCATGGAGGCCTATCGCGAGATTGGAGGAGAGTTCCAGTGCCAAGCTCATGTGACGGTGTCACGCACCCTTAATCTCAAGAAGCTCTTAAAAGATGTCCTGTCTCAAATAGATGCAGATGCATATAGTAAATGTCAGTCGGAGAGGTGGGAGAAGGACCAACTAATTCGTCGAATCCAGCAGATCTTGACAGAAAAGAG GTACTTACTTGTTATTGATGATATATGGAAAGAACAAGACTGGAAAATTATCGCAGCAGTTTTTCCTAACAATTATGATGGTAGCAGAATAATTGCTACTACACGCATTGCCAATGTAGCCAAGTCATGTTATTCTAACTCTCGTGGTCAGCTCTACCAAATGCAACCTCTGAATGACGTTGATTCTCGAAGATTGTTCTTTAAGAGAATTTTCAACTATGACAACTCCTGCCATCCTCAACTAGAAGAGGTTTCATCTAGGATCCTAAAAAAATGTGGTGGTCTGCCATTGGCTATAATTACCATTGCGAGTTTGCTAGCTAATAAACCTCAAAACCCAAATGAATGGGAGAGACTCCAAGATTCCATTGGTACTGGTCTTTCatatgagagtgatgatgaaggaAAAGGTATGACACATATATTGTTACTTAGTTATTGGGATCTTCCACACCACTTGAAGACTTGTTTGTTGTACTTATGTATATATCCAGAGGACTGGTATATCCGGTGTGAAGAACTGAAATTGAAATGGATATCTGAAGGATTCATTGCTACAATACGGGGAAATTTATATCAAGAAGCAGAGAGCTATTTTAACGAACTTGTCAATAGAAGCATGATCCAACTAGTATATGATGATCTTCACGGTTATGGTTTTCAGCAATATTGTCAGGTTCATGATATGGTGCTTGACCTTATAATATCTCTGTCAGATGAAGAGAACTTTGCCACTGTTTTAAATGGTGTTTGCAGTTCTTTGCCAAGCAAGATCCATCGAATCTCCCTCCAATCTAGTAGGAATGAACAACAAGGGGCACTCCAAGCCATCACACGAAGCAAGCGACATGTTCGCTCACTAAATGTGTTTGAAGAAACAAAGCATATGCCCCCACTTGAGGACTTTCAGTCTTTACGGGTGCTTGATATATGTGGGGACTATTGGTTGTGGGAAAACAAGCATATAAGAAATATTGGAAGTTTCTATCAACTGAGGTATTTGAGAATTAAGTCTGGAGGAATCACAAAGCTTCCTGAAGATATCGGAAAGCTACAGAACTTAGAGACTCTCGATTTGCGGGACTCTCGAATTATAGAACTGCCATCAACTACAGCCCGACTACAGAATTTGGTGCACTTATTTGTTTGCAATGACTGTGTGTTGTCTGCAGATATGTTTGGGAGCATGCGAGCCCTAGAGGAAGTGTCAGATATTTGTAAAGTTGACAACCCTGAGAAAATTTTGGAAGAGCTTGGACATCTAACAAAATTGAGAAAGATTACGATGACTGGATTATGGACTGAATTCCATCAAGAAAAGCTGAGGTCATCTCTGAAGGGGTTGGGCAATGGAAGCCTTCAATATATTTATACTTTTGGAGAAATAGGAGAATATATGTTCAGGGATCCATGCTGCACCTTTCCGCACCTTCAAAATCTTAAACTAGAGGGGCGCATGAAAAGTGTTCCCAAGGGAATGACCTACCTAACCAACATCCTCCAATTAGACATAGCAGTCAGACTATTTGATGAGGAAGGTCTCCATATTCTTATGGGTATGCCTTCTCTGCTCAATCTCCAGCTAGAAGTCTGGGATCAGTCGGCTGGCGTCTTGACTGTAGGTAGTAACGGATTCAAGCTGCTAGAGCTGTTCCACTACACAATTAGGGCACCCAAAACAATGGGTATAAAGTTTGCAGCAGATGCTATGCCAGCACTCCGATGGCTCTATCTTTGCTGGAGAGCCTATCCTGTCGCGTTCTGGAATAGTGACGTTGCTGACATGGGTTTCGAGCATCTTTCAAGCCTCGCTGACCTCCGGGTCGAAATTGATTGTTATCATGCAACTCTGGACGAGGTGGAGATTGTGGAAGGTTTCGTTGAAAAAGCAATCGCTTTGCATCCCAACCATCACAATCTTCAGCTCCGTCTCCGTAGAGTATGTGAAGATTTGATTATAACTAATGAGGAGAGggaaaagaaggaggaggaggaaaggcGTAGGAGAGAAGGTGACGGGTTGTAA